The following coding sequences lie in one Flagellimonas eckloniae genomic window:
- a CDS encoding lysophospholipid acyltransferase family protein, producing the protein MQKLLSYPLTILFFIFFGFTLIVFHPIQWFCLNVLGYDAHKRTVSILNWFLMRCTNILGTRYRFENKQDIPTDRPLIIVTNHQSMYDIPPIIWYMRKHHPKFVAKKELGKGIPSVSYNLRHGGGALIDRKDGKQAILEIGRLGAYIEKHNRSAVIFPEGTRSRTGKPKPFKPLGLKILMKKSPSALLVPITINNSWKILKYGKFPMGIGAYLKFKVHPPIENTGNADELIAQVEKQITGSIILTE; encoded by the coding sequence TTGCAAAAACTACTTTCATACCCTCTCACTATCCTCTTTTTTATTTTTTTTGGATTTACCTTGATTGTATTTCATCCCATTCAATGGTTCTGTCTAAATGTTTTAGGTTATGATGCGCACAAAAGAACCGTGAGTATCCTTAACTGGTTTTTAATGCGGTGTACCAATATTCTTGGCACACGATATAGATTTGAAAACAAACAGGACATTCCAACAGACAGACCTCTGATTATCGTTACCAATCATCAAAGCATGTACGACATTCCTCCCATAATTTGGTACATGCGAAAACATCATCCCAAGTTTGTTGCAAAAAAAGAATTGGGCAAGGGTATTCCAAGTGTTTCCTATAACCTTAGGCATGGTGGTGGTGCCCTGATCGATAGAAAGGATGGTAAACAGGCCATTCTTGAAATAGGAAGGTTGGGAGCATATATTGAAAAACATAATAGAAGTGCTGTGATTTTTCCGGAAGGAACCCGAAGCAGAACCGGCAAACCCAAACCTTTTAAACCCTTGGGGCTTAAAATTTTGATGAAAAAATCCCCATCTGCCTTACTTGTTCCAATAACCATCAACAACTCTTGGAAGATTCTTAAATATGGTAAATTCCCCATGGGTATTGGTGCTTATCTAAAATTTAAGGTTCATCCTCCAATTGAAAATACCGGAAACGCGGATGAATTAATTGCTCAAGTAGAAAAACAAATTACGGGAAGTATAATCCTAACAGAATGA
- a CDS encoding HD domain-containing protein encodes MMHSEIIEKTITFVKDTLKNAEGGHDWFHIERVFNTTKSIARHEQVDGLVVELAALLHDIADPKFHNGDESVGPKTAQDFLNSIKVDEKTIAHVVKIIQHMSFKNSLEKNQKAFSSEELKLVQDADRLDAIGAIGVARAFNYGGFKNRELHNPSIPPNPKMTKEEYKKSNAPTINHFYEKLLLLKDQMNTETGKKLAKERHQFMLDYLDQFYKEWNGEQLP; translated from the coding sequence ATGATGCATTCAGAAATCATTGAAAAAACCATAACTTTTGTAAAAGACACCCTTAAAAATGCAGAAGGCGGCCATGATTGGTTTCATATTGAACGTGTTTTCAATACCACAAAATCAATCGCCAGACATGAACAGGTAGATGGACTGGTGGTTGAATTGGCAGCGCTCTTGCATGATATTGCCGACCCAAAATTCCATAACGGTGATGAAAGCGTAGGACCCAAAACTGCCCAAGATTTTCTGAATTCCATAAAGGTTGATGAAAAAACCATAGCTCATGTGGTAAAAATTATTCAGCACATGTCTTTTAAAAACAGTTTGGAAAAAAACCAAAAAGCATTCTCTTCCGAAGAGTTAAAGTTAGTGCAAGATGCAGATCGTTTAGATGCCATAGGAGCAATCGGTGTAGCCAGAGCTTTTAACTATGGCGGTTTTAAAAACAGGGAATTGCACAATCCTTCCATACCTCCTAATCCCAAGATGACAAAAGAGGAATACAAAAAGTCAAATGCTCCGACTATCAACCATTTTTATGAAAAATTGTTGCTACTCAAAGACCAAATGAACACAGAAACGGGCAAAAAGCTGGCCAAAGAGCGGCATCAATTTATGTTGGATTACCTAGACCAGTTCTATAAAGAATGGAATGGGGAACAACTGCCCTAG
- a CDS encoding Gfo/Idh/MocA family protein, which produces MQRRKFLKNTAAASAAFSIVPSHVLGKTHIPPSDTLYVAAFGVGGRGNGVIKGLAATEKVKFVAFCDVDDRRAQGTYELFPDVKRYKDFRKVYKKHLKDIDAVMVATPDHTHATIALPFMREKKHAYVEKPLTHNIHEARLMTKVAAENGIVTQMGNQGASSDDSRIAREWVESGIIGKIHTIDCWTNRPVWPQGVPIPSEKQQIPKELDWDLWLGPAAMRDYNAAYLPFKWRGWWDFGTGALGDMGCHIMETPFSVLNLGYPKEAEASCTTVWVDDFVEADYSPSCPPSSKIHLKFEHEHHGDIALNWYDGGIKPNLPDELKDNETIGDGGGGTIMYGDKGIIVTDTYSRNARLLPSEMMDLYKSPAPKYPRVPGSMDGHIANFVDGCMNGVETSSDFAKAGPLTETVLMGNLAVKAYQYKELKEGKKIGDWAPYAYPGQRKLLWDGENMRITNYEKANEWVTRDYRKGWELT; this is translated from the coding sequence ATGCAAAGAAGAAAGTTTCTAAAAAACACCGCAGCGGCATCTGCCGCTTTTTCCATAGTTCCAAGTCACGTATTGGGAAAGACCCATATTCCACCAAGTGATACACTTTATGTTGCCGCTTTTGGAGTTGGGGGTCGTGGTAATGGGGTAATTAAGGGGCTTGCTGCCACCGAAAAGGTAAAGTTTGTGGCTTTTTGTGACGTTGATGACCGCAGGGCTCAGGGAACCTATGAACTTTTCCCGGATGTAAAACGATATAAAGATTTTAGAAAGGTCTATAAAAAACACTTAAAAGACATTGATGCTGTTATGGTTGCAACTCCAGACCATACCCATGCTACCATTGCACTTCCTTTTATGCGTGAAAAGAAACATGCTTATGTTGAGAAACCTTTGACACATAATATTCATGAGGCCAGATTGATGACTAAAGTTGCTGCAGAAAACGGAATCGTTACGCAAATGGGCAACCAAGGAGCTTCCAGTGATGATAGTAGAATTGCGCGCGAATGGGTTGAATCTGGAATTATAGGAAAAATACATACTATTGATTGTTGGACAAATAGACCCGTGTGGCCACAAGGAGTTCCCATTCCTTCAGAAAAACAACAAATTCCCAAGGAGTTGGATTGGGACCTTTGGCTTGGTCCAGCTGCAATGCGTGATTACAATGCGGCATATTTGCCATTTAAATGGCGCGGTTGGTGGGATTTTGGAACAGGTGCCTTGGGGGATATGGGATGCCACATTATGGAGACTCCCTTTAGTGTTTTGAATTTAGGCTATCCAAAAGAAGCTGAAGCCAGTTGCACCACTGTTTGGGTAGATGATTTTGTGGAGGCCGACTACAGTCCTTCATGCCCTCCATCTTCTAAAATCCATTTAAAGTTTGAGCATGAACACCACGGAGATATTGCGCTAAATTGGTATGATGGGGGAATAAAGCCAAACCTTCCCGATGAATTGAAAGACAACGAGACCATTGGTGATGGTGGTGGCGGAACCATTATGTATGGTGACAAAGGAATCATTGTTACGGACACCTACTCAAGAAATGCACGTTTGTTGCCCTCTGAAATGATGGATCTTTACAAATCCCCAGCACCCAAATATCCAAGAGTTCCGGGAAGTATGGATGGACATATCGCTAATTTTGTTGATGGGTGTATGAATGGAGTCGAAACTTCTTCTGACTTCGCAAAAGCCGGACCACTAACGGAAACCGTTCTTATGGGCAACTTGGCTGTAAAAGCATATCAATACAAAGAATTGAAAGAAGGCAAAAAAATTGGTGATTGGGCTCCTTATGCCTACCCTGGTCAGCGAAAGTTACTTTGGGATGGTGAGAATATGAGAATCACCAATTACGAAAAGGCAAACGAGTGGGTAACACGGGATTATCGAAAAGGTTGGGAATTGACTTAA
- a CDS encoding RNA polymerase sigma factor, with the protein MQPNNLTNTIDHLFRNEYGKVVAVLTHKFGISNLERIEDAVQDTFLKAMQVWAYKEVPDKPTAWLYSVASNSLIDVLRKQKKSSFLEENNLLEKHTDSSNGELLPENAISDSQLQLIFACCHPSLSEEYQIILSLKLIGGFSNKELAEALLKKEETVAKSFTRAKKKFREEVQFLQIPVEMGLQSRLFKVLRVIYLLFSEGYSATTGSQVLKRDISYEALRLALLLRENKYCKHPNLDALIALICFHASRFDARINEKGELVTLEYQNRSKYNRELIRIGIQHLENSGTENRLPSNYHLEAARSYYHCVAETFLETDWKSILELYDIQLKAQYSPMLALNRIVSFEKLHGSKKALLELNNLANRTDFSKSGLYYAIKAELLFELKHSDYTGTLKKAIEFTENKLVRKHLQKKLVLFL; encoded by the coding sequence ATGCAACCCAATAACCTAACCAATACTATAGACCATCTCTTCCGAAATGAATATGGAAAGGTAGTGGCGGTGCTTACCCATAAGTTTGGAATTTCAAATTTAGAACGGATTGAAGATGCTGTTCAGGATACTTTTTTAAAAGCCATGCAGGTTTGGGCTTATAAAGAGGTTCCTGACAAGCCAACGGCTTGGTTGTATAGTGTGGCCAGCAATTCACTTATAGATGTACTGCGAAAACAAAAAAAATCTTCTTTTTTAGAGGAAAACAATTTGTTGGAAAAGCATACGGATAGTTCTAATGGTGAGCTTTTGCCCGAAAATGCCATTTCTGATAGTCAACTTCAACTCATTTTTGCTTGTTGCCATCCATCCCTTTCAGAGGAGTATCAAATCATTCTAAGTTTAAAACTAATTGGTGGTTTTAGCAACAAAGAATTGGCGGAGGCCCTTTTGAAAAAGGAAGAGACGGTTGCCAAGTCCTTCACAAGGGCGAAGAAAAAGTTTAGAGAAGAGGTGCAGTTTTTACAGATTCCTGTTGAAATGGGATTGCAATCCCGCCTTTTTAAGGTGCTTCGGGTGATCTATTTATTGTTTTCAGAGGGCTATTCCGCAACCACGGGATCACAGGTGTTAAAAAGGGATATTAGTTATGAAGCCTTGCGACTCGCTCTTTTATTAAGGGAAAACAAGTATTGCAAACACCCTAATTTAGATGCTTTGATAGCATTAATCTGCTTTCACGCATCCCGTTTTGATGCACGGATTAACGAAAAAGGGGAACTGGTAACCTTGGAGTACCAAAATCGATCTAAATACAATCGGGAACTCATTAGAATTGGGATTCAACACCTCGAGAATTCAGGAACAGAAAATAGGTTGCCTTCAAACTATCATCTAGAGGCTGCGAGATCATACTACCATTGTGTGGCCGAAACATTTCTAGAAACGGATTGGAAGAGCATTTTGGAGCTTTATGACATCCAATTAAAGGCTCAATATTCGCCTATGCTGGCTTTAAACAGAATTGTGTCTTTTGAAAAGCTTCATGGATCAAAAAAGGCTCTTTTAGAACTTAATAACTTAGCAAACAGAACGGATTTTAGCAAATCAGGCTTGTATTATGCGATAAAAGCTGAGCTGCTTTTCGAACTGAAACATTCTGATTATACCGGTACCCTAAAAAAAGCAATTGAATTCACTGAAAATAAACTTGTTAGGAAGCATTTGCAAAAGAAACTGGTCCTATTTCTCTAA
- a CDS encoding YciI family protein — protein MSNFLYLFRGGYDDYNKLSQEEKEDLTKDWEKWLGRLKEQGKLVEGLPLSQEGKVVHIKGGLITNGPFAEGVEVVGGYTIVIAKDIDEAVEISKGNPHFNFENSILEIREITSMDVQQPNN, from the coding sequence ATGAGTAATTTTTTATATCTGTTTAGAGGCGGATATGATGACTATAACAAGTTATCCCAAGAAGAAAAGGAAGATTTGACCAAGGATTGGGAGAAATGGTTGGGACGATTAAAAGAACAGGGAAAACTTGTAGAAGGACTCCCACTCTCCCAAGAAGGCAAGGTTGTGCATATAAAAGGGGGTTTGATTACGAATGGGCCCTTTGCAGAAGGAGTGGAGGTAGTTGGAGGGTATACCATTGTAATTGCAAAAGATATTGATGAAGCAGTGGAAATATCAAAAGGGAATCCGCATTTTAACTTCGAAAATAGTATCTTGGAAATTAGAGAAATCACTTCAATGGACGTTCAGCAACCCAATAATTAA
- a CDS encoding YciI family protein, giving the protein MSNFLYLFRGGDENFNQLSQEEKQAHMQVWGEWMGGLKEKGHLLDGLPLGADGRVVHNRGELVTNGPFAEGAEVVGGYLIVSAKDMDEAVEISKGCPIFDYEGSNVEVREIHSMDGH; this is encoded by the coding sequence ATGAGCAATTTTTTGTATTTATTCAGGGGAGGAGACGAAAACTTCAACCAATTGTCACAGGAAGAGAAACAAGCCCATATGCAGGTATGGGGAGAATGGATGGGTGGTCTAAAAGAAAAAGGCCATCTCTTGGATGGGCTCCCCTTGGGCGCGGATGGAAGAGTAGTGCACAATAGAGGGGAATTGGTGACCAATGGACCTTTTGCCGAAGGAGCAGAGGTAGTAGGAGGGTATTTAATTGTATCTGCAAAAGATATGGACGAAGCTGTTGAAATATCTAAAGGATGCCCAATTTTTGACTATGAAGGAAGCAATGTTGAGGTACGTGAAATCCACTCTATGGATGGGCATTAA
- a CDS encoding PA0069 family radical SAM protein, whose product MNHKEFLKGRGAQKNTPNRFLQHVYEQREDFLEFCRLEGEEAGNNKTEYIPIFPKTIVNKVDSPDVGMMFSMNPYQGCEHGCIYCYARNAHEYWGYSAGLDFERKILVKKSAPELLEAKIRHKNWKAQTIVMSGNTDCYQPAEKKFEITRKCLEIFLKYRHPVGIITKNALILRDLDILKELTSHQLVGVNISVTSLSEKTRRKLEPRTASIQKRLKTIRILSENNIPVNAMLAPMIPGINSHEILKLAKAVSDNGASSFAFTVVRLNGAIGQIFTDWIKKAMPDRAEKVLHLIQDCHGGSINDSRFGLRNRGEGKVATQIHDMARLARLRYFKNKSFPKLNKELHDQYKTGQMKLF is encoded by the coding sequence TTGAATCACAAAGAATTTCTCAAAGGGCGTGGTGCCCAAAAAAATACCCCAAACAGGTTTCTTCAACATGTGTATGAACAACGTGAAGATTTCTTGGAGTTTTGCAGGTTGGAGGGTGAAGAAGCCGGAAACAACAAAACCGAATACATTCCCATTTTTCCAAAAACAATTGTAAATAAGGTAGATAGCCCAGATGTGGGAATGATGTTTTCCATGAACCCCTATCAGGGTTGTGAACATGGATGTATTTATTGCTATGCCCGAAATGCCCATGAATATTGGGGGTATAGTGCTGGACTTGATTTTGAGCGAAAGATTTTGGTTAAAAAATCAGCTCCCGAATTGTTGGAAGCCAAAATCAGACACAAAAATTGGAAAGCGCAGACCATTGTTATGTCGGGTAATACGGATTGCTATCAACCCGCAGAAAAGAAATTTGAAATCACCAGGAAATGTCTCGAAATCTTTCTAAAATATAGACACCCTGTCGGAATAATCACCAAAAATGCATTGATTCTTAGAGATTTGGACATTTTAAAAGAATTGACCTCCCATCAGCTGGTGGGAGTAAATATTTCGGTGACCTCTCTTTCAGAAAAGACGAGAAGAAAACTAGAACCCAGAACAGCTTCCATTCAAAAGCGATTAAAAACCATAAGAATATTATCAGAAAACAACATTCCGGTAAATGCAATGTTGGCACCTATGATACCGGGAATCAACAGCCATGAAATACTTAAGCTTGCCAAAGCTGTTTCCGATAATGGAGCATCCTCGTTTGCATTTACTGTAGTTAGATTGAATGGCGCCATTGGTCAAATTTTTACAGATTGGATAAAAAAAGCGATGCCGGATAGAGCGGAAAAGGTGCTGCACCTAATTCAGGATTGCCATGGCGGTTCTATCAACGATAGCAGATTTGGACTTCGTAATAGAGGAGAGGGTAAAGTAGCTACACAGATTCATGATATGGCAAGATTGGCTAGACTGCGTTATTTTAAGAACAAAAGTTTTCCAAAGCTTAACAAAGAGCTTCATGACCAATATAAAACTGGCCAAATGAAATTATTTTAA
- a CDS encoding META domain-containing protein translates to MKRCLLGLVLCVCLGSCGAKEESNIGDNNSAILGTWKITSIKVSSASLTQRPPTGEAISISFLEDGAFNGSTPNNTFNGLYGFEGTNTLTIIEFGATEAEDTTYGQAFFNAVEAATVSELESTQFGYSFESQDLILVFGDSGEMVLEK, encoded by the coding sequence ATGAAAAGGTGCTTACTCGGCTTAGTTCTTTGTGTGTGCCTTGGTAGTTGCGGTGCCAAGGAAGAAAGCAATATTGGAGACAATAACAGTGCAATCCTTGGAACCTGGAAAATCACTTCCATTAAGGTTTCCTCCGCTAGCTTGACCCAAAGACCACCTACTGGTGAAGCAATTTCCATTTCTTTTTTAGAAGATGGAGCGTTCAATGGATCAACCCCGAACAATACGTTTAACGGACTTTATGGATTTGAAGGTACAAATACTTTGACGATAATCGAGTTTGGCGCCACAGAGGCAGAAGACACAACATATGGACAGGCATTTTTCAATGCCGTAGAAGCAGCTACCGTATCTGAATTGGAATCCACACAGTTTGGATATAGTTTTGAAAGCCAGGACCTGATTTTGGTCTTTGGTGACTCGGGAGAAATGGTTCTGGAAAAATGA
- a CDS encoding enoyl-CoA hydratase/isomerase family protein, which yields MDYKNIYIEEENNIATITINRPKKLNALNKRTIEELHVAFKELDEDTGIKVIIITGSGEKAFVAGADISEFSDFSIQEGWQLAAEGQKLLFNFVENLSTPVIAAVNGFALGGGLELAMSCHFRLASENAKMGLPEVTLGLIPGYGGTQRLPMLIGKGRAMEMIMTAGMIDAATALDYGLVNHVVSQEELLPLGHKIASRISNNSSVAIKYAINAVNAGFKYDVNGYAAEVDAFGSCFGTNDFKEGTSAFLEKRKADFPGS from the coding sequence ATGGATTACAAGAACATTTATATCGAAGAAGAGAACAATATCGCAACGATAACGATTAATCGTCCCAAAAAACTGAATGCGCTTAACAAAAGAACCATTGAAGAACTTCATGTTGCTTTCAAAGAGTTGGATGAGGATACTGGAATCAAGGTTATCATTATAACAGGAAGCGGAGAAAAAGCTTTTGTGGCGGGAGCCGATATTTCTGAGTTTTCCGATTTTTCCATTCAAGAGGGATGGCAGTTGGCGGCAGAAGGTCAAAAACTGTTGTTCAATTTTGTAGAGAACCTTTCCACGCCGGTGATTGCCGCGGTAAATGGTTTTGCTTTGGGGGGTGGATTGGAATTGGCAATGTCATGCCATTTTAGATTGGCGAGCGAAAATGCAAAAATGGGGCTGCCCGAGGTTACATTAGGCCTTATACCAGGGTATGGAGGCACACAACGCCTTCCAATGCTTATTGGTAAAGGAAGGGCCATGGAAATGATTATGACAGCTGGAATGATCGATGCAGCAACAGCTCTTGATTATGGCCTTGTAAACCATGTGGTTTCGCAAGAAGAATTACTCCCGTTAGGCCATAAAATAGCAAGCAGGATATCGAATAACTCCTCTGTAGCGATAAAATATGCAATAAATGCTGTAAATGCTGGTTTTAAGTATGATGTAAACGGTTATGCCGCAGAAGTTGATGCTTTTGGTAGCTGCTTTGGTACCAATGATTTTAAGGAAGGTACTTCGGCCTTTTTAGAGAAGCGGAAAGCAGATTTTCCTGGGTCCTAG
- a CDS encoding sensor histidine kinase, whose translation MILLVLIASVLIAGVTIYQYREQSKDYHENRLERKEEQILQSLAYALRETTYPTTPENLEFIFMDEIYKIADVQNVNFNIYDLEGALVKSSRPSFEADSISNCLDASILNNLQSSANKRYVEEKTAAGDNYKASYTYINDAKFKPIGIMNLPYFEDNSFSNMELREFMFRLGGVYLLMLLSAIILAYFISKYITRSLQTISDKMNQTNLTQGNEKIHIENPTEEIGKLVDSYNGMIDELEQSAVKLARSEREQAWREMAKQVAHEIKNPLTPLRLTVQSFERKFDPNDPKAETKIKEFSKTLIQQIDTMSNIASAFSNFANMPAQQNETLNVVKIVKLALEIFNEEYIHFIADEKEVIAKLDRTQLIRVITNLVKNAIQALPEVDSPRILVTVASEEEMVKISVADNGIGISDQFKQKIFEPKFTTKSSGMGLGLGMVKNIVENYNGSIDFTSQEGKGTVFTVKFPKEL comes from the coding sequence ATGATTTTGCTGGTGCTCATAGCATCTGTTTTAATCGCAGGAGTCACCATTTATCAGTATAGGGAACAAAGCAAGGACTACCATGAAAATAGGTTGGAGCGAAAAGAAGAACAGATACTCCAGAGTTTAGCCTACGCCTTAAGGGAAACTACTTACCCAACCACTCCTGAGAATCTAGAATTTATTTTCATGGACGAAATTTACAAGATTGCGGATGTGCAGAATGTAAATTTCAACATTTATGACCTTGAAGGAGCTTTGGTAAAAAGTTCCCGACCCAGTTTTGAGGCAGATTCCATTTCCAATTGTCTAGATGCGTCCATTTTAAATAATCTTCAGTCCAGTGCAAATAAACGTTATGTTGAAGAAAAGACAGCTGCTGGAGATAATTATAAGGCCTCGTATACCTACATAAACGATGCAAAGTTTAAACCAATCGGTATAATGAACCTGCCCTATTTTGAAGATAATTCCTTCAGCAATATGGAGTTGCGCGAGTTTATGTTTCGGTTGGGAGGGGTGTATTTGTTGATGCTACTTTCAGCAATTATCCTTGCCTATTTTATATCAAAATACATTACCCGGTCATTACAGACCATATCGGATAAGATGAACCAGACCAACCTAACCCAAGGGAATGAGAAAATCCACATCGAAAATCCAACAGAGGAGATTGGAAAATTGGTGGATTCCTATAATGGAATGATTGATGAGCTGGAACAGAGCGCGGTAAAATTAGCAAGAAGTGAACGGGAACAAGCTTGGCGGGAAATGGCAAAGCAAGTGGCACATGAAATTAAAAATCCATTGACACCCTTGCGGTTAACAGTACAGAGTTTTGAACGCAAGTTTGATCCCAACGATCCAAAAGCAGAAACCAAGATTAAAGAGTTCTCGAAAACATTGATTCAGCAGATAGATACCATGAGCAATATTGCCTCAGCATTTTCAAATTTTGCGAATATGCCGGCCCAGCAAAATGAGACCTTGAATGTGGTTAAAATCGTAAAACTGGCATTGGAAATTTTTAATGAAGAGTACATTCATTTTATTGCTGATGAAAAAGAAGTTATTGCCAAGCTAGATCGCACACAACTCATCAGGGTCATCACCAATCTGGTAAAAAATGCGATTCAAGCCCTACCTGAGGTAGATTCCCCAAGAATTCTTGTCACTGTGGCTTCCGAAGAAGAGATGGTAAAAATTTCGGTGGCAGATAACGGAATTGGTATTTCAGACCAATTCAAACAAAAAATATTTGAACCCAAATTCACTACAAAATCCAGTGGAATGGGCCTTGGTCTTGGAATGGTTAAGAATATTGTGGAAAATTACAACGGAAGTATAGATTTTACCTCACAAGAAGGCAAGGGAACCGTATTTACCGTGAAATTTCCCAAAGAGCTATAA
- a CDS encoding CopD family protein produces MEIYNYIKSLHLIFVVTWFAGLFYIPRLFIYHIEAWQKPSPDKEILSEQLKLMTKRLWYIITWPSAILCTLFAIWLLILMPGWLQQAWMHVKLGFVGLLFFYHLKCHQIFKQLQRDDVKYTSRFMRIWNEIATLVLFAIVFLVVLKNAFNWIYGVFGIFVLAILLMLGIRLYKRIRDKNPNA; encoded by the coding sequence ATGGAAATCTACAATTACATAAAATCACTGCACCTAATTTTTGTGGTTACCTGGTTTGCCGGGTTGTTTTACATTCCTCGATTGTTTATTTATCATATTGAAGCTTGGCAAAAACCATCTCCTGATAAAGAAATCTTATCGGAACAGTTAAAGCTCATGACCAAAAGATTGTGGTACATCATTACCTGGCCATCGGCCATTTTATGTACCCTATTTGCCATTTGGCTTTTGATTTTGATGCCCGGTTGGCTTCAGCAAGCTTGGATGCATGTAAAATTGGGGTTTGTGGGTTTACTTTTTTTCTATCATTTAAAATGCCATCAAATTTTCAAACAGTTACAGCGAGATGATGTCAAGTATACTTCGCGTTTTATGCGCATCTGGAATGAGATTGCCACGTTGGTCCTGTTTGCAATAGTTTTCTTGGTTGTTTTAAAAAATGCCTTCAATTGGATTTATGGTGTGTTTGGGATTTTTGTCTTGGCTATTTTGTTGATGCTTGGTATCCGCCTGTATAAAAGGATTAGGGACAAAAATCCAAATGCTTGA